In the genome of Chloroflexota bacterium, the window CGACGCCGTTCAGCACGCGCATGAACGGATCGCGCCGCGGCGCGCGGAATCCGGCGACCAGGTCGCCCTGCCCGATCAACGGTACCAAGCGGTGCAGGTCGGTCAGGTCGAACTGGCGGTCGGAATCGGTCAGGAAGACCACGTCCTTGGTGGCCGCGTAGAAACCGGTATACAGGGCCGCGCCGTACCCCAGATTCTTCGGGTGCTCCAGCAAACGCACCTGCGGGTATTCGGCCTGCAGTTGCCGGCCAATTTCGCCGGTGCGGTCGCGACTGCCGTCGTTGACGACGATGACCTCGTAATCCGTCGTGAGGGCGCCAACCACCCGGACTACGTCGACGACCTGGGGTCGGATATTCGCTTCTTCATTGTATGCCGGCATCACGGCGGAAATGCTGTACACGCAGCCTCCGGTTGGAGTGTGTCAAAGCTACTTCTTACCGGCCTGCTTTGTCTTGTCGCTCAAGCGGCGGCCCAGGAACATCTCCTGGAAGGAGAACGAACCGGATTGGCGGACGGCGTCCGATTGAGAGGCCTGGTCGTTGTCCACATACGGCTTGGAGACGACGCTGCGCGTCACATAGCCGTCGCCGATCATCTCCTCGATCTTCTTGGGGTCGCCCTCCTGCACCAGCGCGTCGATGGCCGTCAACTCCTCCTGCAATACGCCAATCCAGCGGCTGATCGCTTCCTTGTTCGTCAGGCACAGATCGCGATAGGTGCGCAAGTCGGTCGACGAAAAGCTCGTGGCGCGCCGGAATGTCGGACCGATCATGCGATGCATGTCAGCCTTGACTTTGATCGGGGCGCCCTTGGTGGCGACCATACGCAACAGCGCCAGCGACAACATGGCGGGCAACTGGTCGGCCGCGCCGGCGTAGCCATCATGCTCGTGCGGATCGACGAAGTAAGGCGTGGCGCCAAGCAGTTCGACCAGGCCGACCACCAGCCGCACGGCCTCGTTGGGCGCATCGGGCGACGGCGTCAGGCAGTACGTCGCGCCCTGGAACAGCTTCGCGCTTGGCGTCGACTTGTCGTCCAGCGGCCCCACAATCGGGTCGCCGCCCACAAACGGCACGTGCGCCGGGAGCAGGTCTTTGGCCCAGGCCATCACCTCGGCCTTGGCGCCCGACGTATCGGTCACGACCTGCGTCTTCTGCAGGTACGGGCCCACCACCGTCAAGATCTCCTTCACCGCCGCCACGGGCGTGGCGATGACCAGCACATCGGCGCTCTCGCATGCGCTGATCAGGTTCCACTCGGACTTCTCAATCGCGCCGAGCTTCAGCGCCTGCTTCACCGCGTCGCTGTTCGAATCATGCCCGACGATTTCCAGCTCCGGTCGCGCGGCGCGCAGCGCCAGCCCGAGCGAAGCCCCAACCAGCCCGGTGCCGACAATCGTAATGCGTGGCTTGGCCATAGTAGCTGATTCCTCTAATTCAAATTTTCAATCTTCGTCTACGGCATGCAGCGCGCGCAGGCGGCGCTCTGCCGGCGGCGGTATGTGCGGCCCGTCCGGCACCTGGTGATGCCGGATCAGCGCGACGACATCATCCGTGCAGCCGGCACGCGCCGCCAGTTCGGCGCCAAGGTCCGTGTGGAACGCCAGTACAAAAAACGGATAGCGCCAGTCCCGGCGCGGGCTGGCGCACAGGCGCGCCCGCAGCCGCCCCGGCAGCCGTCCGAGCAAGACGAAGGTGACACGCTGCCACAGCCGGATCTCGGCCTGCGCCTTGCCGACGTCATGCAGCAGCGCAGCCTGCAGCAGCGTCTCGTCCGTTTCGCCCTGCTCGCGCAGCACGTAGAACATGTCCAGGCTGTGCCGCTGGTCGCCGGTCGCCATGCGCTTGAACAGATCGCGTTGCGGAGCCGTCAGATACTCGGCCAGCGCGTTCAGCTCGCGCGCATCGACGCGCGCGCGCGACGCGCGCCAGAACTGGCGGATTCGATGAATGGCCGTGCTCACAGACGCCCCAGAAATAGTCGCAACAAAAACTGCGATGGAATTCCAATGATGGTACCCACGATATTCAGATGCATTGTCTGGTCGGCCATCAGGAATAGCATGAATAGCATCGGACCGTAAGCGGCGGTTGATTCCATGCGGTAGGCCAGATCAAACGCCGCGCGCCCGCGTGCCAGCCGCAAGATCGCCAATACAATGCGGAAGCCGTCCAGCGGAAAGAGCGGGATCAAGTTGAACAACGCAAGTCCAACATTGATCGCAATGAACGTCACGAACAGGCTGAACCACGACGCATTCATGGCGCCGAGTGCGGCCACGACCTGGTAAGCAATTGCGCCAAGCACCGCCAGCACCATATTGGACACCGGCCCAGCCGCCGCCACAATGCCCATGCCAACGGCCGGGCCATAACGCAGGCGGGCCGGATTGACTTGCACTGGCCGCCCCCAGCCGAAACCGAAACCGCTCAGCGAGCTCATGACGATCAGCAATGTGCCGAGCGGGTCGAGGTGCGCCAGCGGGTTGAGCGTCAAGCGCCCCTGGTAATGCGGCAGGTCGTCGCCCAGCCAGGTCGCAACGAACGCATGGCTGAACTCGTGGATGTCAATAGCGATGATGATCACCGCCAATCCGCGCAGGAATGATTGTAAGTCAAATGACTCAAACATAGTGGACACGCCTTTTCTGCATACTACCTTGTGATTATAACACACTGAGGAGCGAGCGCATGGCCGCGTAATATGTTTTG includes:
- a CDS encoding glycosyltransferase family 2 protein, yielding MPAYNEEANIRPQVVDVVRVVGALTTDYEVIVVNDGSRDRTGEIGRQLQAEYPQVRLLEHPKNLGYGAALYTGFYAATKDVVFLTDSDRQFDLTDLHRLVPLIGQGDLVAGFRAPRRDPFMRVLNGVGWSALVTLLFGYMCRDIDCAFKLFKRDILQHINLASRGATFSAEFLIRAKRAGYTIVEAPVTHRPRQAGSQTGARPDVIVRAFRELARLRWQLWFKETH
- a CDS encoding prephenate dehydrogenase, whose product is MAKPRITIVGTGLVGASLGLALRAARPELEIVGHDSNSDAVKQALKLGAIEKSEWNLISACESADVLVIATPVAAVKEILTVVGPYLQKTQVVTDTSGAKAEVMAWAKDLLPAHVPFVGGDPIVGPLDDKSTPSAKLFQGATYCLTPSPDAPNEAVRLVVGLVELLGATPYFVDPHEHDGYAGAADQLPAMLSLALLRMVATKGAPIKVKADMHRMIGPTFRRATSFSSTDLRTYRDLCLTNKEAISRWIGVLQEELTAIDALVQEGDPKKIEEMIGDGYVTRSVVSKPYVDNDQASQSDAVRQSGSFSFQEMFLGRRLSDKTKQAGKK
- a CDS encoding HD domain-containing protein, which produces MSTAIHRIRQFWRASRARVDARELNALAEYLTAPQRDLFKRMATGDQRHSLDMFYVLREQGETDETLLQAALLHDVGKAQAEIRLWQRVTFVLLGRLPGRLRARLCASPRRDWRYPFFVLAFHTDLGAELAARAGCTDDVVALIRHHQVPDGPHIPPPAERRLRALHAVDED
- a CDS encoding site-2 protease family protein yields the protein MFESFDLQSFLRGLAVIIIAIDIHEFSHAFVATWLGDDLPHYQGRLTLNPLAHLDPLGTLLIVMSSLSGFGFGWGRPVQVNPARLRYGPAVGMGIVAAAGPVSNMVLAVLGAIAYQVVAALGAMNASWFSLFVTFIAINVGLALFNLIPLFPLDGFRIVLAILRLARGRAAFDLAYRMESTAAYGPMLFMLFLMADQTMHLNIVGTIIGIPSQFLLRLFLGRL